Genomic window (Oryza sativa Japonica Group chromosome 3, ASM3414082v1):
AGTACGAAGGAATGGCCTATTTGAGGCCCATTTATACAACTGGGCTGAATGTGGCAGCCCACAGCgagcaagaaaaggaaaaggccgTTCGCCGTCCGTTGACCGCACGCACCGCACGAATCTCGAGGCGAGCGATTCGTTTCCACTCGCCCCACTCAGAccgcccgagctcgccgccgggaaaccaatggccgccgccaccgtcgcagcctcctcccgcttcggcccCGCCCACCTGCTTCCCCGCTCCCGCAGGAAGGGGAGGGCCCCCGCGCCGAGCGCGCGCGCCACGGCCTGCGGAGCCGTCGGGCGAGGCCGCCGGCTGCGCTGCGAGttcgtggccggcggcgggaacgGCGCGCTCTCCGGGGAGGACGACCCGCGCCTCATAGACCGCGTAAGGAAGCTCCCCCGCTTGCTTCGCTagctctcccccctcccccttgcCCTACCCCTTCCCTGCATGACTGGACTGATTCACTGAAGTGTCTTGTGTATTAGAGTTCTTGGATTGTGCATTGTGTCGAATACGTTCTGTGCAATGTTACTGGATTACTGCTGCATGAGTCGTCTCGACTCTCTAGTGTCAAATATATCATGTTCCAAAATAAAGGAAAACCTGATCATGTGGATACACAATCATGGCCCTGATTGATTTGATTCAAACCATGTTTCTAAGAAATACTACTCGTCTTATCTAATTATCATTGGGTGTTTCATTACCATCACTACAATTCAATCATTTTAACTGCTTTAGTTATGTTAAGTTTGACCTTATAGAGGCAGGAATGTAATCGTGGATTCAGGGCCACCAACATGAATAACAATGTGATGGTGAGTGTTGGACACTGCAACCTGAAGGATCTGGTCATGATAAATACTAACTTTCGTGGCCAGTCACAAAACACTGTTCCATATTCAGCTGGGTAGTGGTCGTGGATAGTGTGTACAAAAGTTCGCCAGAATTGCAGTCAGATAcatttttttgctatttttccTTTAGCTTCGTTCTGATGTTTCGTTAGTGATTATATACTTATCTTAAATACAGATTTCATTAAGAGTCGAGAGACACTCTGTCTCAATTTTACATGGTTGAGAGTGTAAAATCTTGTTGCATGACTTCATTTTTTGTGACAAATCTACGAGAAAATCAAAATGTTAAGCTGTTCTTACTGATGCAAGAGAATTGGATATTCCTTTACTTATAAAGACATTCTGTAAAATTTCATCTGCAGCAAAAAGCTCTTGATGCAGCCATGAATGACATAAACAGCTCCTTTGGAAAAGGCAGTGTTACAAGATTAGGAAGCGCGGGTGGTGCCTTTGTGTATGTTTCAAATTTGTTTTGTTCCTTCAATTGAAATTCTTCTATAAATTTCACCTATGCAATTCATACTGATTGTTACTTTGTCTATCCAGTGAGACATTTCCAAGTGGCTGCTTGACACTAGATTTTGCCTTGGGTGGTGGCCTTCCAAAAGGAAGAGTAGTAGAGGTAACTTATTTTATACTTCCATTGATCAATTGGCAACGATAGTTCCGTATGCTTTGATTGTGGAACAATTGTGTCATAATTTTCATGGATTTCTGCAAGTTGAAAACAACAAAACTTACTTTTCAAATGACTCAATATTCAACAACTATCAGGTGTATGGTCCAGAAAGCAGTGGAAAGACTACTCTAGCGCTGCATGCCATTGCTGAAGTACAGGTTAGTTTTTCTCTTATAGTATGACACTATTTTGTAGACCTTTATGGAATACCCTCTGTACACTTAATGACTGTAACCTACTTCCAACATCTTATATGCAGAAATTGGGAGGCAATGCCATGCTTGTGGATGCAGAGCATGCTTTTGATCCAGCTTATTCTAAAGCACTTGGGGTAGATATTGAAAATCTGATTGTATGCCAGCCAGACAATGGAGAGATGGCACTAGAAAGTAATACGGCTTGCACTTTAGGGCTtggttaatatttttatttcaaaagttGGAAATACATATATTATTTCAACCACCAATGAGTTTTCAAGTCATACTTAAGTTGATAAATAAGCTAAGCCTCCAGCTGATAAAATGTCCATCCTCTGGGTGGACTTGTGGAGGAGCATAttatataatagaaaaaaatgtgtaattaatTATATTCATAAGTAGATTATGATTCTGTGTTCTCCATATTAGAATCTTTACAACGAATTTTATTGGTTTTTTTTGTAAAACTAGTTATATTGGGTTATTTATGAGCCATATTTAGGCAgatgaaattataaaaatagaacGCATGAGGTAATGGCAATAACATTTTTCGCTTTGTTTTCTATCAGTTGCGGACCGCATGTGCAGATCTGGAGCTATCGATCTCATCTGTATTGATTCAGTGTCAGCTCTCACTCCGCGTGCAGAAATTGAAGTATggcttctttctttttcttttattcttcttTTGTTATGACTCTACTGAGAACATCTGCATCAGAAGTATGATTACCTTTTTTGTTAGGGTGAGATAGGGATGCAGCAGATGGGTTTACAAGCACGTCTAATGAGTCAAGCATTGAGAAAGATGTCAGGCAATGCCTCAAAGGCTGGTTGTACTCTTATGTTCTTGAATCAAATAAGATACAAGGTGTGCTACATTAGCTTTATGCTGACTTTTCATACCCATTTTATTATATTGGTTGATGGATTTTATTGGAACTAGATTGGAGTATTTTATGGTAATCCTGAAGTCACTAGTGGAGGGATAGCTTTGAAATTCTTCGCATCAGTTCGACTAGAGATACGGCCCATTGGCAAGATAAAATCTGTAAGATCAAAGAAGCAAATTTTAACCTTTCCTAAAGTTTTATTTGAg
Coding sequences:
- the LOC4333537 gene encoding DNA repair protein recA homolog 1, chloroplastic isoform X1; translated protein: MAAATVAASSRFGPAHLLPRSRRKGRAPAPSARATACGAVGRGRRLRCEFVAGGGNGALSGEDDPRLIDRQKALDAAMNDINSSFGKGSVTRLGSAGGAFVETFPSGCLTLDFALGGGLPKGRVVEVYGPESSGKTTLALHAIAEVQKLGGNAMLVDAEHAFDPAYSKALGVDIENLIVCQPDNGEMALEIADRMCRSGAIDLICIDSVSALTPRAEIEGEIGMQQMGLQARLMSQALRKMSGNASKAGCTLMFLNQIRYKIGVFYGNPEVTSGGIALKFFASVRLEIRPIGKIKSAKGDEDVGVKVRVRVQKSKVSRPYKQAEFEIIFGEGVSKLGCVLDCAELMEVVAKKGSWYSYKEMRLGQGREKALQYLRESPTICDEIEKAVRAMIPEGARHMSLLAFGRSSLTEEEQVDDE
- the LOC4333537 gene encoding DNA repair protein recA homolog 1, chloroplastic isoform X2, with the translated sequence MAAATVAASSRFGPAHLLPRSRRKGRAPAPSARATACGAVGRGRRLRCEFVAGGGNGALSGEDDPRLIDRQKALDAAMNDINSSFGKGSVTRLGSAGGAFVETFPSGCLTLDFALGGGLPKGRVVEVYGPESSGKTTLALHAIAEVQKLGGNAMLVDAEHAFDPAYSKALGVDIENLIVCQPDNGEMALEIADRMCRSGAIDLICIDSVSALTPRAEIEGEIGMQQMGLQARLMSQALRKMSGNASKAGCTLMFLNQIRYKAKGDEDVGVKVRVRVQKSKVSRPYKQAEFEIIFGEGVSKLGCVLDCAELMEVVAKKGSWYSYKEMRLGQGREKALQYLRESPTICDEIEKAVRAMIPEGARHMSLLAFGRSSLTEEEQVDDE